GGCGCGAGGCGCTGACCGTGACCACCCATTGCTCGATAGACTTCATGCGCAAGCCCGAGGCGGGGCGCGACCTGCTGGCGGAGGCGCGGGTGCTGAAGATGGGGCGCAGCCTCAGCGTGACCGACGTGCTGCTCTATTCCGAGGGCACGCGCGAGCCGGTCGCCCATGCCTCGCTCACCTACGCGATCCCGCCGCGGCGCTGAGCGGTGCAGGGGCGCGCTTCCGGGGTTGCGAAGTCGCGCGATCGGCGCAATCCTCCGCACGGAAAAGCAATACAGCGCCCGAAGATGCAGGCGGCAGGGCTGCGCCTTTGGTCTTATAGGCGCCACGCCCCGTCCTGCTAGTCTGGACGCCAACCATAGAGGACAAGAGCCATGCAGATGAGCGATTCCCGCGTGATCAAGGCCCCGCGCGAGGTGGTCTGGGCAGCGATCCTGAACCCCGAGGTGCTCAAGGCCTGCGTGCCCGGCTGCACCGAGCTGACCGGCACGCCGGACGAGGGCTTCGAGGCGACCGTGGTGCAGAAGGTCGGCCCGGTGAAGGCGACCTTCACCGGGCTCGTGACCCTCTCGAACATGGCCGAGCTCGAGCGCGTGACGCTGTCGGGCGAGGGCAAGGGCGGCGCGGCGGGCTTTGCCAAGGGCGGCGCCGACGTGAGCTTCCGCGAGGTCGAGGGCGGCACCGAGCTGACCTACGAGGTCGATGCCAAGGTCGGCGGCAAGCTGGCGCAGCTCGGCAGCCGGATCATCGACGGTTTCGCCAAGAAGATGGCCGACCAGTTCTTCACCAACCTGCAGGACGCGGTCGAGGGGCCGAGCGATCCCGAGGCGGCGGGCGAAGCGGCGGAAGAGGGCAAGAAAAAAGGCTGGTTCAAACGGATGGTTTCGGGCTGACGCCCGTGCCAGAGTGGAACCGACCGACAACCGAACAGTCATCCCAGGGAGGGTACGTATGACCAAGGTAACGATGACGGTGAACGGCAAGACCGTCTCGAAGGAGGTCAGGGGCAACATGCTCATGACCGAGTTTCTGCGTGACGAGCTGCATCTGACGGGCACCCACGTGGGCTGCGACACCTCGCAATGCGGCGCCTGCAACATCCACGTCAACGGCGCGAACGTGAAGGGCTGCACCATCTTCGCCGCGGAATGCGACGGCGCCGAGGTGGGCACGATCGAGGGCCAGGCCAATGCCGACGGCTCGCTCAACGTGATCCAGCAGGCCTTCCAGGACCACCACGGGCTGCAGTGCGGCTTCTGCACTCCGGGCATGGTGATGTCGGCGGCGGCGCTGCTGAAGGAGAACCCCAAGCCCAGCGAGGCCGAGGTGCGGCACTATCTCGAGGGCAACATCTGCCGCTGCACCGGCTATCACAACATCGTCAAGGCGATCCTCGCCGCGAGCGGCCAGGACGTGAGCAGCATCGCCGCCGAGTGAGGCGCGCGTTGACCCCAGGCGGCGCGTGGGGAGACGCGGTGCCATGAGTATTTGCGGAAAGATGAAAGGCGCGATGCAGCGCCTTTGACGGCCGGAGGCGGACGGGAGATCGCCACCGGCGACGCAGGGACCGGCGGGCATGGAGGCCGCCGGATGTGGAGTTCAAGGCGGTGCAAGGCCGTTGAGACGGACCTTTCCCGCCGGCATATGAGGGAGGAGACCCCATGCCGAAGGATCATGGCATCGGAGCGGCCCAGAAGCGGCGCGAGGACGTGCGCTTCCTGACCGGGGCCGGCAAGTACACCGACGACATCAACGTCTACGGGCAGACCTACTGCCACTTCCTGCGCTCGGACGTGGCGCACGGGAAGATCGTCTCGATCGACACCAGCGCCGCCGAGGCGATGCCGGGGGTCGTGCGGATCTTCACCGGCAAGGATTTCGAGGGCGTCGGCGGGCTGCCCTGCGGCTGGCTGGTGACCGACAAGAACGGCCAGCCGATGAAGGAGCCGGCCCACCCGGTGCTCGCGCAGGGCAAGGTGCGCCACGTCGGCGATCCGATCTGCGCGGTGATCGCCGAGACGCTCGACCAGGCCCGCGACGCGGCCGAGGCGATCGAGCTCGAGATCGAGGAACTGCCCGCGGTCGTCGACATGCGCGCGGCGCTCGGCGCGGATTCGGCCAGGGTGCATGACGATCTTTCCGACAACCTCTGCTACGACTGGCAGTTCGGCTCGGACCAGGCGGCGGTGGACAAGGCCTTTGCCGAGGCCGCGCATGTCACCACGCTCGAGCTGGTCAACAACCGCCTCGTCGCCAACCCGATGGAGCCGCGCGTCGCGGTGGCGGAATACGCCCGCGCCAACGACGAGACCACGCTCTATACCACCTCGCAGAACCCGCACGTGATCCGCCTGCTGATGGGCGCCTTCGTGCTGGGCATCCCCGAGCACAAGCTGCGCGTGGTCGCGCCCGACGTGGGCGGCGGCTTCGGCACCAAGATCTTCCACTATGCCGAGGAGGCCTTCGTCACCTTCGCGGCGCGGCAGATCAACCGTCCGGTAAAATGGACCGCGACCCGCTCCGAGGCCTTCATGTCCGACGCGCATGGCCGTGACCACGTGACGAAGATCGAGCTGGCGCTCGACGCGGACAACAACTTCACCGGCATCCGCACCGACACGCTGGCCAACATGGGCGCGTATCTGTCGACCTTCGCCAGCTCGGTGCCGACCTGGCTGCACGGCACGCTCATGGCCGGCAACTACAGGACCCCGGCGATCCAGGTGAACGTGAAGGCGGTCTTCACCAACACCGTGCCGGTCGACGCCTACCGCGGCGCGGGCCGTCCCGAGGCGACCTTCCAGCTCGAGCGGCTGGTCGACAAGGCGGCGCGCGAGCTCGGCGTCGACCCGATCAAGCTGCGCCGTCAGAACTTCATCGAGAGTTTCCCCTACGCGACCCCGGTGGCGGTGGAATACGACACCGGCAACTACGTCGCGACCATGGACAAGCTCGAGGAGATGATCGACGTCCCCGGCTTCGCCGCCCGCCGCGCGGAGAGCGAGGCCAAGGGCAAGCTGCGCGGGCTTGGCGTCAACTGCTACATCGAGGCCTGCGGCATCGCGCCGTCGAACCTCGTCGGGCAGCTCGGCGCGCGCGCGGGGCTCTATGATGCCGCCACCGTGCGGGTGAACGCCACCGGCTCGATCTCGGTCATGGTCGGCGCGCACAGCCACGGGCAGGGGCACGAGACCGCCTTCCCGCAGGTGGTGGCCGACATGCTCGGCATCGACGAGAGCATGATCGAGATCGTCCATGGCGACACCTCGAAGATTCCCTTCGGCATGGGCACCTACGGCTCGCGCAGCCTTGCGGTCTGCGGCTCGGCCATGGTCCGTGCCACCGAGAAGATCATCAACAAGGCCAAGAAGATCGCGGCCCACCTGATGGAGGCCTCGGAGGGCGACATCGAGCTCAAGGACGGCCGCTTCTCGGTCGCGGGCACCGACAAGTCGGTGGCCTGGGGCGACGTGACGCTGGCCGCCTACGTGCCGCACAACTACCCGCTCACCGAGATCGAGCCCGGGCTCGAGGAGACCGCCTTCTATGATCCGGCGAACTTCACCTATCCCGCCGGCGCCTATGCCTGCGAGGTGGAGGTCGATCCCGACACCGGCAAGGTCACCATCGAGCGGTTCGCCGCCGCCGACGACTTCGGTAACGTGGTGAACCCGATGATCGTCGAGGGGCAGGTGCACGGCGGGCTTGCCCAGGGCATCGGCCAGGCGCTGCTGGAAAGCTGCGTCTACGACGAGAACGGCCAGCTGCTGTCGGCGAGCTACATGGATTACGCCATGCCGCGCGCCTCGGACGTGCCTTTCTACATGGTGGACCACAGCTGCGCCACGCCCTGCACCCACAACCCGCTGGGGGTGAAGGGCTGCGGCGAGGCCGGGGCCATCGGCTCGCCGCCCGCGGTGGTGAACGCCGTGCTCGACGCGCTGAACCACGCAGGGCACGCCGTGGCGCATATCGACATGCCGGTCTCGCCGCACCGCGTCTGGCAGGCCATGCAGGGCTGAGCCTTTCCCCGGCGCAGGCGCTTGCATCTTGCGCCGGGGAAGGTGAGTATTTGGAGAAAGATGAAAGGGTTGAGGCGCCGCGACCGGCAGCTCGCCCTTCGCCAGGAGGAAGTAGATGTACAGCTTCGAGATCGTGAGACCCAAGAGCGTGGCCGAGGCCATCACAGCGCTCGGCGAGGAAGAGGCGCAGGCGCTCGGGGGCGGGCAGACGCTGATCCCCTCGCTGAAGCAGCGGCTGGCGGCGCCGTCGGTGCTGGTGAGCCTCGCCTCGATCGACGAGATCAAGGGCGTGTCGAGCGCGGGTGGCGTGGTCACCATCGGCGGCGGCACCACCCATGGCACCGTGGCGCGCGAGGCGGCGGCGAGCTACCCGGCGCTTTCCGCGCTGGCGGGCAACATCGGCGATCCGGCGGTGCGCAACCGCGGCACCGTCGGCGGCAGCCTTGCCAACAACGACCCGGCGGCCTGCTACCCGGCGGCGGCGCTGGCCTCGGGGGCGACCATCGTCACCGCCAACCGCGAGATCGCGGCGGATGACTTCTTCGAGGGCCTGTTCACCACGGCGCTCGAGGATGGCGAGATCATCACCGCGGTGAAGTTCCCGGTCCCCGAGAAGGCCGCCTACATCAAGTTCGAGCAGCCCGCCTCGCGCTTCGCGCTGGTCGGCGTCTTCGTCGCCAAGTTCGCGGACGGGGTGCGCGTGGCGGTCACCGGCGCCTCGGAGGGCGGCGTCTTCCGCTGGACCGAGGCCGAGGAGGCGCTGTCGGGCGACTTCTCCGCCGCCGCGCTCGACGGGCTGACGGTCGATGCGGACGGGCTGATGACCGACCTGCACGGCTCGGCCGCCTACCGCGCGCACCTGATCGGCGTGCTGACCAAGCGGGCGGTGGCGCAGGCCGCCTGACCGCCGGCGGCAGGGATGTGGCGCCCTCCGGGAGACCGGGGGGCGTTTTCCTTTGTCAGGGCGGATCAGCGCGCCAATGCGAGCAGGCCCTCGACGTCGAGATGCGCCTCCATGTGGTCGGCCAGCGCGTCGAGCACCGCCTCCACCTTCGCGCCGTAGCGCTGCCCGCTGCGCGGCACGCCGAGCCCCTCGAGCCAGGCGGCGCGGAAGGCGTCATCGGCGAAGAGCCCGTGCAGGTAGCTGCCGGTGACGCGGCCATCCGCCGAAGTCGCGCCCTCGGGCGCAGCATCGAGATGCGCGAAGGGGCGGGCGCAGTCCGGGCCCTCGGTGCGGCCGATGTGGATCTCGTAGCCCTCGATCGGCAGCCCGCTCGCGGCGTGGGTCGCGCACACGCGGGTGAGGCGCTTGTCGGGGGTCATCACCGAGTCGACCTCGAGCAAGCCGAGGCCCGGATCTCTGCCCGCGGGCCCCTCGATCCCGCCGGGGTCGGCGATGCTGCGCCCGAGCATCTGGTAGCCGCCGCAGATCCCCAGCACGTGGCCGCCGCGCCGGACATGGGCGGCAAGGTCGACGTCCCAGCCCTGCGCGCGCAGGAAGGCGAGATCGCCGCGGGTGGACTTGCTGCCGGGAAGGATCACGAGGTCCGCGTCGCCGGGGATCACCTCGCCCGGCCCGATCATCGAGAGCGACACGCCCGGCTCCTGCACCAGCGGGTCGAGATCGTCGAAATTGGCGATGCGCGAGAGCGCGAGGCAGACCACCTTGAGGCCGCGGTCGCGCGACCGGCGGGGCAGGTCGAGCGCGTCCTCCGCGGGCAGCAGGTGCGCGTCGCGGAACCACGGCAGCACGCCGAAGCCGCGCCAGCCGGTGGTCGCCTCGATC
The Salipiger sp. H15 DNA segment above includes these coding regions:
- a CDS encoding carbon monoxide dehydrogenase subunit G, which codes for MQMSDSRVIKAPREVVWAAILNPEVLKACVPGCTELTGTPDEGFEATVVQKVGPVKATFTGLVTLSNMAELERVTLSGEGKGGAAGFAKGGADVSFREVEGGTELTYEVDAKVGGKLAQLGSRIIDGFAKKMADQFFTNLQDAVEGPSDPEAAGEAAEEGKKKGWFKRMVSG
- a CDS encoding (2Fe-2S)-binding protein, which produces MTKVTMTVNGKTVSKEVRGNMLMTEFLRDELHLTGTHVGCDTSQCGACNIHVNGANVKGCTIFAAECDGAEVGTIEGQANADGSLNVIQQAFQDHHGLQCGFCTPGMVMSAAALLKENPKPSEAEVRHYLEGNICRCTGYHNIVKAILAASGQDVSSIAAE
- a CDS encoding xanthine dehydrogenase family protein molybdopterin-binding subunit, yielding MPKDHGIGAAQKRREDVRFLTGAGKYTDDINVYGQTYCHFLRSDVAHGKIVSIDTSAAEAMPGVVRIFTGKDFEGVGGLPCGWLVTDKNGQPMKEPAHPVLAQGKVRHVGDPICAVIAETLDQARDAAEAIELEIEELPAVVDMRAALGADSARVHDDLSDNLCYDWQFGSDQAAVDKAFAEAAHVTTLELVNNRLVANPMEPRVAVAEYARANDETTLYTTSQNPHVIRLLMGAFVLGIPEHKLRVVAPDVGGGFGTKIFHYAEEAFVTFAARQINRPVKWTATRSEAFMSDAHGRDHVTKIELALDADNNFTGIRTDTLANMGAYLSTFASSVPTWLHGTLMAGNYRTPAIQVNVKAVFTNTVPVDAYRGAGRPEATFQLERLVDKAARELGVDPIKLRRQNFIESFPYATPVAVEYDTGNYVATMDKLEEMIDVPGFAARRAESEAKGKLRGLGVNCYIEACGIAPSNLVGQLGARAGLYDAATVRVNATGSISVMVGAHSHGQGHETAFPQVVADMLGIDESMIEIVHGDTSKIPFGMGTYGSRSLAVCGSAMVRATEKIINKAKKIAAHLMEASEGDIELKDGRFSVAGTDKSVAWGDVTLAAYVPHNYPLTEIEPGLEETAFYDPANFTYPAGAYACEVEVDPDTGKVTIERFAAADDFGNVVNPMIVEGQVHGGLAQGIGQALLESCVYDENGQLLSASYMDYAMPRASDVPFYMVDHSCATPCTHNPLGVKGCGEAGAIGSPPAVVNAVLDALNHAGHAVAHIDMPVSPHRVWQAMQG
- a CDS encoding FAD binding domain-containing protein gives rise to the protein MYSFEIVRPKSVAEAITALGEEEAQALGGGQTLIPSLKQRLAAPSVLVSLASIDEIKGVSSAGGVVTIGGGTTHGTVAREAAASYPALSALAGNIGDPAVRNRGTVGGSLANNDPAACYPAAALASGATIVTANREIAADDFFEGLFTTALEDGEIITAVKFPVPEKAAYIKFEQPASRFALVGVFVAKFADGVRVAVTGASEGGVFRWTEAEEALSGDFSAAALDGLTVDADGLMTDLHGSAAYRAHLIGVLTKRAVAQAA
- a CDS encoding cobyric acid synthase; the encoded protein is MPALMLQGTGSNVGKSMLVAGLCRAALRRGIRVAPFKPQNMSNNAAVTADGGEIGRAQALQARACGLESMTDMNPVLLKPESDMGAQVILQGQRIATTQARDYGGLRERLMAGVLESFERLKASHDLVLVEGAGSPAEVNLRARDIANMGFARAADVPVVLAGDIDRGGVIAQVVGTQAVIDPEDAVLVKGFLINKFRGDPRLFDDGYALIEATTGWRGFGVLPWFRDAHLLPAEDALDLPRRSRDRGLKVVCLALSRIANFDDLDPLVQEPGVSLSMIGPGEVIPGDADLVILPGSKSTRGDLAFLRAQGWDVDLAAHVRRGGHVLGICGGYQMLGRSIADPGGIEGPAGRDPGLGLLEVDSVMTPDKRLTRVCATHAASGLPIEGYEIHIGRTEGPDCARPFAHLDAAPEGATSADGRVTGSYLHGLFADDAFRAAWLEGLGVPRSGQRYGAKVEAVLDALADHMEAHLDVEGLLALAR